From one Bos indicus x Bos taurus breed Angus x Brahman F1 hybrid chromosome 7, Bos_hybrid_MaternalHap_v2.0, whole genome shotgun sequence genomic stretch:
- the LSM4 gene encoding U6 snRNA-associated Sm-like protein LSm4, which translates to MLPLSLLKTAQNHPMLVELKNGETYNGHLVSCDNWMNINLREVICTSRDGDKFWRMPECYIRGSTIKYLRIPDEIIDMVKEEVVAKGRGRGGLQQQKQQKGRGMGGAGRGVFGGRGRGGIPGTGRGQPEKKPGRQAGKQ; encoded by the exons ATG CTTCCCTTGTCGCTGCTGAAAACGGCTCAGAATCACCCAATG TTGGTGGAGCTCAAAAACGGGGAGACATACAACGGGCACCTGGTGAGCTGCGACAACTGGATGAACATCAACCTGCGCGAGGTGATCTGCACGTCCAGG GACGGGGACAAATTCTGGCGGATGCCTGAGTGCTACATTCGCGGCAGCACCATTAAGTACCTGCGCATCCCCGACGAGATCATCGACATGGTCAAGGAGGAGGTGGTGGCCAAGGGCCGTGGCCGCGGTGGcctgcagcagcagaagcagcagaagggCCGAGGGATGGGGGGCGCCGGGCGAG GTGTGTTCGGTGGCCGGGGCCGAGGTGGGATCCCCGGGACTGGCAGAGGTCAACCAGAAAAGAAGCCAGGCCGACAGGCGGGCAAGCAGTGA